TGTTTGGACTTTTTGATCGAGCCACATGTGACCTCACAAAGGTAAGTTCCCTCGTCTTCCAACTCTACTATATCGAAAACCAGCTGGGACCGGAAGCCATCTGTCTTAAATCGCCTGAGGATCGTCATATTTGAAAGATTCTTCCAGGAGAACTTGGGTTGAGGACAACCTGATGCCTGACAGGAGAGGACCAGGCCAGAGCCTTTCTCCAACACAACCTCGCCTTCCGGTTGTAGCGCCACTTCTAGCAAATGAGctgtgagggaaaaaaagacaaattttgAGTTGGTGCCTCAAACTGAATTTGCAAAGCACTTCAAGCTCATATTTAAGATGAGGAACCATAATCTGTGTAAGTGTTACTCATCACTCTCAGAGTATCTTTAAGAGATAAAAGACTACAAATGATTCTGCCTTTCTGTTTTATACACTATTACAACCCACACTGTAAATGCACTCAACGGACCAATCTTTGTACTAACAATATCCACTATATGTTCCCAGACGTTCAAGGTCTTACCTTCAACAGTTAGATTGAGAGTGGTCTCCTGACTGCCATAATCATTGAAAgcctcacacacatacatgccaGAGTCGGCCAGCTTGACGGGATCGATGGTAACTGATATTTCAGCCTCTTCACTAGACGTTAGCTCTGTTTTTACACCGTTCACTGTCCTGCTGAGCACCACTTGTGTCACTGGAACACCGCTGGAATTGCAGGAAATGCTCACATAGTCTCCTTCCTTCAGAATGGATTGTGGACTTGCTACAATGAGGGTATCCATAGGAGGTGCTGCCAAGAAATtcaataatttgtttaattggGAGCAAAACAATGTTTCGAAATTAGACTTATGTTTTTTTGGCAGTTTTGCCTTTATATAGATCGAACTTGGGTTGGAGTGCTGCCATCTAGGCTATTGGCTCTCACCGAAATTAGACGTTTAaagaattaaagggatagtttaactcaccctcatgtcgttccaaacctacaagaccttcgttcatctccagaacacaaattaagatatttttgatgagatccaaaagctttctgaccctccatagacagcaacgttactaccacattcaaggcccagaaaggtagtataGACGTAATTAAAATAGtcacatcagtggttcaactgtaagttacgagaatactttttgtgcacaaagaaaacaaaaataacgactttattcaacaatttcttctctttcctGTCTTCCCTTACTACCTttccttgaacgtgtcagttgcgttgctgtctagtATGCacggtcagaaagctctcaggtttcatcaaaaatatcttaatttgtgttttgaagatgaacaaaggtcttacaggtttggaggAGACATGAAGGccagtaattaatgacagaattttcatctttggctgaactatgcctttaaatgaACCACTAACCTTGAACGACTACTGAAACGCTGGCATTTTGACTTCCCAAGTTATTGCTAACGACACACTGGTAAGTACCAGCATCCGATAAAGACACGTCTTGCATGAAGAGATCTTGATGCTTTCCCATTTCCACAAACCGGCCATCTGGTTTAAGAGCCATCCATGTAAATGCAGGCTTTGGCTTGCCCTCGGCCTCACAGGTCAAAGTTAAACTGGATCCCAGTGGGACGGCGGTCACTCCAGATACTTCAACATTATGCGGTGCAGCTGTGAAAGCAATGGGAAAAACTAATGATCACAGGGGTCATCTTCTTAAGAGAGGAAGTATAATTCCCACATCCATTTtgggtttaattaaaaaataatcaatgttaatatacagtatgcaaGTATAGCTTACAGAGAACTGTCATGTGTACAGAAGTTTCCTTGGTCATCTCATCAGCTGGCATACCAAGCACATGGAGTGATGCTCTGCATGTTATTACATTTCCATCATCCTCATTAGAAGGTGTGTATGTAAACAGAAACGATTGTGCATCTCTTTCGGCTTCTCCCTCATCATTATGAAGAACTTTGTCTCCATACAGCCACTGCACTTTAAGAAACTCCGAAGGGTGTATAGAAGATACTTCACAGCGCAAGACGTTTTTCTCGCCTAGTTTCAAGCTATCATATCCGGATATAACTGGGTTTCCTGGAAAAGCTGAAATGGATTCCAAGATTTAAATATTAGTCAACAAGcaaaaatatactataaaacGAGTTTAGATATTTCATGCTTACGTGATTCTtatatagcattaaaaaaataaataaataaaagagacCGGGGCCTGCTTCACATATCTCAGGTTTTGGATCTCTAATTACACAAATTGGCAAAAACAATGGTTACCTTTTACATATTTGCTTTCTCATGAATTAATTTGAGTCATAATTGCTGTAAATCCATTAATTAATCTATAATTTAAGGTAATCCAGTGTTAAACAtactttaagaaatatttactggAGTAAAATGTTTGACAACTTACCCCGGTCTCCGCTAACAGTGCATTAAGAAGCCTACTAAAGTTTTATTGAAACTGAGAACATACAAGGAACTCACAATAAACTTGAATCTTTGCTGTGGCCTGTTTTGTCTCCTTTCCACAGATTGCTCTACACAGTATGGTGTTTTCGTGATTCTTCGTCACTTTGTCAAAGACCATCACAGATTCTTTGTCCCGTGAATCAGTAGTGGTGAATAACGGTCTGTCTTCTAATGTGGTCCAAAAAAACTTCACCTTCTCCGGGCAAGAAGACATGCTGCAAGTCAACTCTCTCCTCTCGCCCACTTTGAACAGAACTTGAGACGGCAGGTCCAATACGTGGGAAACAACTATTTAAGAGAACATTGCCCATTAGTTCATCACTAACTCATCAGTAagtcttattttttaaataatgatgatttaaaataattgtgcaaattatgtataatatgtaattaaatcataaaagaGAATCTTGTTTTATAATGctcacaatatt
The sequence above is a segment of the Onychostoma macrolepis isolate SWU-2019 chromosome 22, ASM1243209v1, whole genome shotgun sequence genome. Coding sequences within it:
- the vcam1b gene encoding vascular cell adhesion protein 1b is translated as MDSALLLTLLLPVAVVSHVLDLPSQVLFKVGERRELTCSMSSCPEKVKFFWTTLEDRPLFTTTDSRDKESVMVFDKVTKNHENTILCRAICGKETKQATAKIQVYSFPGNPVISGYDSLKLGEKNVLRCEVSSIHPSEFLKVQWLYGDKVLHNDEGEAERDAQSFLFTYTPSNEDDGNVITCRASLHVLGMPADEMTKETSVHMTVLSAPHNVEVSGVTAVPLGSSLTLTCEAEGKPKPAFTWMALKPDGRFVEMGKHQDLFMQDVSLSDAGTYQCVVSNNLGSQNASVSVVVQAPPMDTLIVASPQSILKEGDYVSISCNSSGVPVTQVVLSRTVNGVKTELTSSEEAEISVTIDPVKLADSGMYVCEAFNDYGSQETTLNLTVEAHLLEVALQPEGEVVLEKGSGLVLSCQASGCPQPKFSWKNLSNMTILRRFKTDGFRSQLVFDIVELEDEGTYLCEVTCGSIKKSKQTEVKVFSFPTSPVMKNSGPSLVGEMMKLTCTAQEVFPANLFQILWMDGEREMHLETGSFSSGTINLTSVYSYRVNTEDQDKRITCKVLLEMHGVPAAQAVKTASTTLSVHYPPRATTITVSPLTELKEGKSVSISCLSDSFPVGRTVLSRVMDGVQTELMTSDGLETLFTIPSVELDDSGVYVCETSNMYGSRNNSVEITVKAPPRNTTVEIFPSTDVQEGQNITICCRSVSFPAPTVVLSKLDTEKNVYSLDGVFLLINLTSNDTGLYQINVTNDLGYETEIFNISVMEKRVNPSLGWNDFLVPALCLGVAAALLCVVVYVWRARKKGSYDFTKCNLSTV